The following coding sequences lie in one Chiloscyllium plagiosum isolate BGI_BamShark_2017 unplaced genomic scaffold, ASM401019v2 scaf_2310, whole genome shotgun sequence genomic window:
- the LOC122548020 gene encoding zinc finger protein 239-like produces the protein MSKHQRSHTEERPWKCDDCGKGFLYPSRLETHQLSHTGEKPFTCTDCGMGFTQSSHLLTHQRVHTGERPFTCSECGRGFSQSSSLRIHQRIHTGERPFTCPDCGMGFSQSSHLQIHQRVHTGERPFTCSDCGSRFAQLSSLQVHRRVHTGDRPFTCSQCGVSFTRSFSLRIHQRLHTGERPFTCSDCGQGFTQSSSLQIHQRVHTGEKPFTCSECGKGFARSSHLLIHQRVHTGERPFTCPECGKGFVQSSKLQLHQRVHTGEKPFTCPECGKGFICSSKLLEHQGVHTGEKPFTCSVCGKGFTQSSKLQSHQRVHTGEKPFTCSTCGKRFSQSCNLQRHQRLHTGEKH, from the coding sequence ATGTCCAAACACCAGCGCagtcacactgaggagagaccatGGAAGTGTGAcgattgtgggaagggatttcTTTACCCATCCCGTCTGGAAACTCACCAACTcagtcacactggagagaagccgTTCACTTGCACGGATTGTGGGatgggattcactcagtcatcccacctgctgacacaccagcgagttcataccggggagagaccattcacctgctcagagtgtgggagAGGATTCAGTCAGTCCTCCAGTCTGCGGATACACCAGCgaatccacactggggagagaccgttcacttGCCCTGATTGTGGGATGGGATTCAGTCAATCATCCCACCTGCAGATACACCAgcgagtccacactggggagagaccattcacttgcTCTGACTGTGGGTCGAGATTCGCTCAGTTATCCAGCCTGCAGGTCCACCGGCGAGTCCACACTGGGGACAGACCATTTACCTGCTCCCAGTGTGGGGTGAGTTTCACTCGGTCATTCAGCCTGCGGATACACCAGCGActccacactggagagagaccattcacttGCTCCGATTGTGGGCAGGGGTTCACTCAGTCATCCAGCCTGCAGatacaccagcgggttcacactggggagaaaccattcacctgtTCTGAATGTGGGAAAGGATTTGCTCGGTCATCCCACCTGCTGatacaccagcgggttcacactggagagagaccgTTCACCTGTCCTGAATGTGGGAAAGGATTTGTGCAGTCATCCAAACTACAGctacaccagcgagttcacactggggagaaaccattcacctgtCCTGAATGTGGAAAGGGGTTCATTTGCTCCTCTAAACTGCTGGAACACCAGggggttcacactggggagaaaccattcacttgctcagtgtgtgggaaaggattcactcagtcatccaagCTGCAGAgtcaccagcgagttcacactggggagaaaccattcacttgcTCCACTTGTGGGAAGAGGTTTAGCCAATCATGCAACCTGCAGAGACACCAGCGACTTCACACTGGTGAGAAACATTGA